A part of Meleagris gallopavo isolate NT-WF06-2002-E0010 breed Aviagen turkey brand Nicholas breeding stock chromosome 26, Turkey_5.1, whole genome shotgun sequence genomic DNA contains:
- the SC5D gene encoding lathosterol oxidase yields MDLVLEVADHHLLTPYVYPTGWPEDEPCRQLLSLFVITNLGALTLYLLFGTLSYYFIFDHELKKHPQFLENQVQREIIYALRSLPWISVPTVALFFAEVRGYSKLYDNIEDSPYGWPGVFLSMLSFLFFTDMGIYWIHRGLHHRLFYKRFHKPHHLWKIATPFASHAFHPVDGFMQSLPYHVYPFLFPLHKITYLGLYIFVNVWTISIHDGDYRVPRPLRHVINGSAHHTDHHLYFDYNYGQYFTLWDKIGGSYKSPTAFEGKGPHDYMRKLRENGSACPNGDTDKTE; encoded by the exons ATGGACCTGGTGCTGGAGGTCGCTGACCACCACCTGCTCACACCCTACGTGTACCCCACGGGCTGGCCAGAGGACGAGCCCTGCCGCCAGCTGCTCAGCCTCTTCGTCATCACTAACCTCGGAGCGCTCACCCTCTATCTGCTCTTCGGCACCCTCAGCTACTACTTCATCTTTGACCATGAGCTGAAGAAGCACCCCCAGTTCCTAGAG AACCAGGTGCAACGGGAAATCATCTATGCATTGCGCTCCCTGCCCTGGATCAGTGTGCCCACCGTTGCCCTCTTCTTTGCTGAGGTCCGAGGCTACAGCAAACTCTATGACAACATTGAGGACTCCCCCTACG GCTGGCCTGGAGTCTTCCTCAGCATGCtgtccttcctcttcttcactGACATGGGCATCTACTGGATACACCGGGGCCTCCACCACAGGCTGTTCTATAAG CGCTTCCACAAACCTCACCACCTCTGGAAGATTGCAACGCCCTTCGCCAGCCATGCCTTCCACCCCGTGGATGGCTTCATGCAGAGCCTGCCCTACCACGTCTaccccttcctcttccccctGCACAAAATCACCTACCTGGGCCTCTACATCTTCGTCAACGTCTGGACCATCTCCATCCACGATGGCGACTATCGCGTCCCCCGACCGCTACGGCACGTCATCAACGGCTCTGCCCACCACACCGACCACCACCTCTACTTTGACTACAACTACGGGCAGTACTTCACCCTGTGGGACAAGATTGGTGGATCCTACAAGAGCCCCACTGCCTTTGAGGGCAAAGGCCCCCACGATTACATGCGCAAGCTGCGGGAGAATGGTTCAGCGTGTCCCAATGGTGACACTGACAAGACCGAGTAG